Sequence from the uncultured Flavobacterium sp. genome:
AGAAATCAATGTAATTTCCGTTTTTTAGAGTTCCAAAACCTACGATTTGATTTTGCATGATTGCTAATAAAACAAATTGTGTTTCGATAACTTCAGTCCAACGATTGATGTTTTTAACTCCGGAAATCCAAGCTTCAATTTGAACGGGATTATAATCATTTTTACAAACAGTTTGTATGGTTTCGATATACAATTGCTGCATTTCTTGTAAATCTGAAATAGTTGCTATTCTAAAATTCATTATAATAAAATTCGAAATTAATGCGCTGTGGTTTTAGAAAAAACATTGATTACAACAACTCCAATCATAATTAAGGCTAATCCAATTATGGCTGGTAAATCCGGAATTTGTTTGAAGAATACAGCGCCAATAATTGTAATTAAAACAATCCCAACTCCGGACCAAATCGCATAAGCAATCCCAACGGGAATGGTTCTAATAGCAAAACTCAAAAAGTAAAACGCAGCAAAATATCCCACAATCGTAACGATGGTGGGAATAAGTTGTGTAAACTGTTCTGATTTTTTTAATGCCGAAGTCGCAATGATTTCGAATATAATGGCAATTCCTAAAAAGAAGAAGTTTTTCATGTTTTACTTTTTTTACAAAGTTAGACTTTCTAATAGAAGTAAACTTAATTAAAATATTAGGCTGTTTTATTATGGATTAAGTGAAAGTCCAACACTAAAAAACAATCTCACTTTGTCGATATTATTAATCCACGAAGTATCAAAATGAATAGGACCTAAAATTGATTGATAAGAAATCGCTGCTCCTCCAGATATTACAAGGCTGGGATCAAAACCATCATCCCAATTTCCTTTTGGACTAAATGTCTTATCAATGTATTTATCAAAAGTTTGAAACCCCACAGTTGCCATGTTAAAATGAGGTGTTAGATAGATTTTTCCCATAAGATTTATCTGAGAAGCAAGTCTTAGTCCTATAAATTGTGAAACATTAAGTTCGTCTTCGTGTAGTCCGGCAAAAGAAAAACGATTACTGCCTGAACTTGGTATAATTCCGCCTAAGAAATATTTTGAAGTATAACCAAAATCCGTAATTGGAATTTGATTGTCTTTAAATTTATCCGCAAAAATAAAATAAGAATCAAACCCAATAATTCCTGTAATCTTCTTTTTTAATAGCGCTCTCTTTTCAAAAGTGAAACCAAATTTTGTATAACCATTGGTTTTACCAGATATAGTTGTTTGATCCGGATCGTTAAAAGAGGTGTAGACATCGGATAACAATGATCGAGTTATATTTGTTTTTATAATTGTTCCGTTTTCTGCAAAGAAAACTTTATCCATATCATTGTAAGCATAGTGTATGTTTATTTCTATAGTGTTTGAATGGTAATTAGAAATGTTTGGAGAGTTAGGATTGTATTCTCTATCGTATTTTGGTTTTAATGTGGAGTAATGATAGTTTATTCCATAACCGAAATAACTTTTTAGGGAGTTTAAATTTCGATTCATCTCATTATTAAATTCGAGAGAATTATAGAGTACATTATCTGAAGCTTTTCCGTTTAAATAAATCTCTTCTCTTAGTAAGGCTCCGTAAAGTTCAGATGACCACCACCAATCCCGGTTTTTTCCAAAATTTTTCTGATAATTAATTCGTGCTTTTGGTTGTTCTGCAATATCGACTGTAAAGAGAAGACGAGATGCTTTGGCAAGAATATTTCTGGCAGTGTAATTAAAAATGATTCCAACGCCTCTATAAGTGTCGTAATGTACAGATGTATTGAGTTGGTTTTTGGCACGTTCATGTCCAAATATTGTAACTCCAAGTTTATCGCCATCTTTGATGAAATAGTTGTATGTGATCTCATCAAAAAGATTAGTTCCCATTGCTCTGTTAATGCCTGCGATTAAATCTTTGGTGGTATATTTTACATGTGTTTTGAGATTTATTCTTCCTAATACCAGAGGAAGGTTGTCCGGACTGATATTTTTGTAAACAATCGTATCAAGAATAATTTCTGAAGACATTTGCGGTAATTCGTGAATTCGTTGTGGATACGCTTTTAATTTTTCGGATAATGCGATTAAAGCCGGAAGATTTTCGTTTGTTGCGATTTTACCGTCTTTATAGATTTCGCCGCTATCTGTAAAATCAGCAGTAGAATAACGCAAGTTAGGCAAGTGATCTACTAAAATATCACAGAGTTTTCGGTTTGCCGGGTTCTTAATATTACTCGGAAACATACTGGTTTGCGTCAATATAGTTATAACATTGTTCAGTTTTCCTATTGGTTCTAATCCGCCTCCAACATCACTGCCAATAATAATGTCGGCGCCCATTTGTTTGGCAACATCTGTGGGGAAATTATTTAGTACACCACCATCAACCAATACTGTTTTTTCATAAGACATAGGTTTGAAAATAGCAGGCAGCGACATACTTGCTCTCATAGCATAAGCTAAGCTTCCTTTGCTTAAAATAACCTCTTTTCCTTCGGACAAATCAGTAGCCATTGCTCTAAAAGGAATGGGAAGGCTGTCAAAATCTCTAATATTATATACAGGGTAGGTTAATACGGAAAGATATTCTCTTAAATTTTGATCATTTAAAAGGGAACCAATGCTGTTTAGTCTTTTGTCTTTAACTCCTATTCCAACTAAATATCTTTGAAATTCTCTTTTTTCTTCTACACTTACAGATTTTAAGGACTGGCCTCCGCCAAGTAATTTATCCCAATTTATGCTTTTAGTTAATTTTTCAATACTATCACCAGAATATCCCATTGCGTACAAACCGCCTATAACGCTTCCCATACTATTTCCAACAATAAGATCGGGGACAATGTGCAATGAATCGAGTTTTTGCAATAGCGGAATATGTGCAATTCCTTTTGCTCCACCGCCGCTTAATACTAATACGACTTTAGGTTTTTTTTCCTGAGAAAAAATAATCTGCGGGAGACTTAATAAAAATAAGAAGACGATTAAACAAGTTGTTTTTTTCAAGTTTGTACTGTTTAAGTGTTTGATAAATAGATTCTTATTTTGATTCTTAAATGTAAGTAGATATTTGTAATCGTGCAATTTTTTGAGAGAAATGTTTTTTTTAGCAGAAGTACAAAACCAACAAAACCTCGTATTTCTACAAGGTTTTGTTGGTAATATTATCTAGTTTTAGTCGTGTCTTGTATATTTTGCGTCGTCTATCGCTTTTTCGAGATCTTCAACTTTTTTTGATTCTAATTCGACTTCTATTTTTGCTTGATTTACTTTTTCCTGAGATTTAGCGATTTGTTTTTTTAATGCTTCAATTTTTTTTTGATGATCAGGATCATTACTGTTTTGTGAAGCATTTTCAAGAGTTTTTAATTGGTCTTGTTCTTTTTTTAAATCATCTTCTTTGTCCCAAGCTTTTCTTGCCATTTTTATTAGCTTTTGTTCTTCTCTTGCTAATTTGGCTTTTGCTTTTTCTACATGAGTTAGTGTAGCAATAGGTTTTACGGTTTCTAATTTTGGAGCCTCTGGGTGTTGTTGTATTGGTCTACCTGTAAGTGGATCAATTGGCGAACCAGTAACTAGATCTCGCACGGAGAATTGACTGCTATAACGGACTTGAGCATTTGCGAAAAGAGGAGTGATTATTACTATCAATACAATAAGTAGGTTTCTCATAATTTGGTTTTGGTGTCCAAAAATATGCTTATATTTTAAAAAGGTCAAAAAAGATCTGATTAATTTTAAGATTGCTGCAAAGTAAACCCGACAGGTTTTAAAACCTGTCGGGTTTCTACGAACGTGGGTTTGCGTGAGGGATAGGAGTATGCTACCGAAGTAGCGCGGATAGCCCGACAGTATTTAAGAAAAGACCTAATGAACGCAACGAAACATTAGGTCTTTTTTAAAATAGTGGCACGCCCAGATAATTATTTTAGATTTCTGAGTTTAGTCCCGAAGCTTCGGGATTAGATTAAAAAACAAAACCCGACAGATTTTTAAAATCTATCGGGTTTAAAGTATGTATTAGAAATCTAAGATCTACAATCTTAAATCTAAAATTTACTAGTATCTGTAGTATTCTGGTTTGAATGGACCTTCAACTGGAACACCAATGTAAGCAGCTTGATCGTCACGTAAAGTTTCCAATTCAACTCCTAATTTAGCTAAGTGCAAAGCAGCAACTTTTTCATCTAAATGTTTTGGTAACATGTAAACGTCATTGTTGTAAGCAGCGCTGTTTTTCCATAATTCGATTTGTGCCAAAGTTTGGTTTGTAAATGAGTTACTCATTACAAAACTTGGGTGACCTGTAGCACAACCAAGGTTAACTAAACGACCTTCAGCAAGAATGATGATATCTTTTCCAGCGATAGTATATTTGTCAACTTGTGGTTTGATTTCGATTTTAGATGCACCGTGGTTTTTGTTCAACCAAGCCATATCAATTTCGTTATCAAAGTGTCCGATGTTACAAACAACAGTTTTGTCTTTCATTTGCTCGAAGTGCTCTCCAAGAACGATATCTTTATTTCCTGTAGTTGTAATGATGATATCAGCATTAGCAATTACAGTGTTTAATTTTTTAACTTCGTAACCGTCCATTGCAGCTTGTAAAGCACAAATTGGGTCAATTTCAGTAACAGTTACAATAGATCCTGCACCTCTGAAAGAAGCAGCAGTTCCTTTTCCAACATCACCATATCCACAAACGATAACTCTTTTTCCAGCTAACATTAAGTCAGTTGCACGACGTACAGCATCTACAGCAGATTCTTTACAACCGTATTTGTTATCAAATTTAGATTTAGTAACAGAATCGTTAATGTTGATTGCTGGCATTGGTAAAGTTCCGGCTTTTACTCTTTCGTAAAGTCTGTGAACTCCAGTTGTAGTTTCTTCAGACAATCCTTTGATTCCAGGAACCAATTCTGGGAAACGGTCAATAACCATGTTAGTTAAATCCCCACCATCATCAAGAATCATGTTCAATGGTTTTCTGTCTTCACCAAAGAATAAAGTTTGCTCAATACACCAGTCAAATGATTGCTCATCAAGACCTTTCCAAGCATAAACCTGAATTCCAGCAGCAGCAATAGCAGCAGCAGCCTGATCCTGAGTAGAGAAAATGTTACAAGAAGACCAAGTAACCTCTGCACCAAGAGCAATTAAAGTTTCGATCAAAACAGCAGTTTGAATCGTCATGTGTAAACATCCTGCGATACGAGCACCTGCAAGAGGTTGTTCATCTTTATATTCAGCACGAAGCGCCATTAAACCTGGCATTTCAGCTTCAGCTAATTCAATTTCTTTTCTTCCCCAAGCCGCTAGAGAAATGTCTTTTACTTTGAAAGCCACATAAGGCGTAGTTGTAGTACTCATTTATAGTGTATATTTGTATATTGTAAAATTTTTGCAAATTTACGGAATAGGTTTTTAATTTAGACTACTTTCTCTAAGATTTGTGAAATGTTTAATTTCTTAATCTTTTGAACTTTAGCTAAATAATTTGCTTGTTTTAAGATCATTGTAAAAATTAGGAGCTATTTCCTGCTGTCCGCTATATCTTTTCCTGGCTAAAGAAGCCAGAAAAAGGATGCCGCTTCCATCAGGGCTAGAAAGACCAGACTTTATATTTGAAACATATAAGTGATATAAGTATTTAAAAAGATTTTTAATATTTTAAATTGCTTCTTTAAATACACTTAATTGCGTAAATTTATAATACCAATTTTCAATACGACCATATTAGATTTACTTATATCACTTATATGGTTTAAAAAACAACGCCATAATTCATAATTAAAAATAATGCCTTTATTTCAAACCATACAATTCAACGAAACTACCAAAATCTTAGTTTGGCAAATAACTGAATCTTTCGAAGAGTTATTGAGCAAGGTAGTTTTAAAAGAAAAAACACAACTTCGCCTAAACGGAATGAAGTCACAAATGCACCAGCGTGCTTTTTTGAGTGTTCGTATGTTGATACAGGAAATGGGTTTTACAGATCATGAATTGCATTATGACGAGTTTGGGAAACCTTATTTTGATTGTCATAATTATATTTCGATCACACATTCGCATGATTTTGCAGCGATTATAATAAGTGACGAAACCGTAGGAATCGACATGGAATTGCAACGCGAAAAAATTCTTAGAATCGCCGATAAATTTGTCGATACAGAAAATAGTTATTTATCCAAAAACTCCGAAACTCAAAATATAGCAGATTATATCAGAGAACTTACCGTAATCTGGGGCGCAAAAGAAGCGATCTTTAAAATCAGAAACGAAAAAGGAATCAGCTTTAAAGATCACATTCGGATCGATGCTTTTTCATTAGATGAAAAACAAACTGAAGCCAGTCTTCATTTTAATGATTTGGTAATAGAATTTGATGTGCATTATGAAGAAATAAAATCGAGTACTTCCGGACACGATTTTACATTGGTTTATGCCTTTGAGAAGTAGTTTTTTTGATTAAAATTCTAATATAAAAATTCCAAGGTTTGATCTGAATTTTGTCATTTACAGAAATGACAAGATTCAGATGATAAAATCCGTTTTAATCTGCGTTTTCGCAAAGCGAATCCGCGTCATCCGCGTTCTATATTGTCGCCAATCTTTGTCGAATTTTTAGTGTGATTTCTCCTCGCGTCGAAATGACAAAAAATAAGCTTAATTTAAATTTTCTAAAGAAGCTTCACTCATTTTCTTGCGATGTTCAAACATGCTCACAAATAAAAAAGTTCCCATTTTTCGGGCACGTCTTTTTAGTGTTTCTACATTTTCGCCTTCAAAATGCTCGTCCAAAGTCTGAGCCCAATAATTTAGCCAGATTCCAAATTCATTCGAAGTGATTTTACCTTCAAAATGAGCATCAACTTCATTGTGTACGGCATGCGGATTGCCTTTGTATTTTTTTACTGCAAACAAATTGGTTTCCCAAAAATCTGTTAGCTTTTCAAGATGCGCGTCCCAATCTTTAATCATGGTATTAAAATAAAAACCAATTTCTTCATCGGCTCTTATTTTAGCATAGAACTGATGCACTAAAAAAGAAACATCAGCTCTATTTTCTATTTGTTTTCTCATAATATAAAACTATTCAGAAATATTAGTAAAACACTTAATACAGCGCTTAAAATAATAAGGTTGAAAACGACTTTATGTTTCATTTGTGCTAGAATTGAAGTATTGGCAAAAACACAAGCCAAAACAATAATTGCTAATTGAATCATTTGACCAATAGAGGTTCCGTGAGAAAGAATATACATTGCAGCAGCGCCGCCTAAACAGCTTTGACCAATTACAGCCATTGCTGCAGAACCCATATAATTTTTATTGAAATTTTCGAATGTTGTTTGATATAGTGTCATGATATTGTGATTTTTATACTACAAAGGTACATTCACAATACAACTTCATTTTATGACTAAAATCATAAAACAAGAACTTTTTTATCGGTATACTTTCCTGTTTATAATCTTCAAAACGCCTTTTTTCTCCAAAGCTTTTATAGTTCTAATCACGGTTTCGACACGTAAACCAGTCAAATCGCCAATTTGCTGTCTCGTAAAACTGATGAGGTAACCATTTTCGTCTTTCTTAAAATTAAAATAAGCAATTCCGTGATCAATTAATTTCAAGACACGATGTTCAGGTTCTTGTGTAGACATTTCGGCTGCCATAACCGATTTATAATACAATCGCTGTGCTAAATTTTCGATTATTTTGAGGCTAATCGCCGAGTTTTCTTCCAATAATTTCATGAAACTATTTTTAGGAAGAAGAAGAACTTCAGAATCTTCAACCGCAATAGCATTTGCAGGATATTTTTGATTTAAGAACAAAGGCGGTTCGCCAAAAGATTGTTCTTTATAAAAGATTCCCTGAATAAACTCGCGGGCGTCATCATTATAATTACTCATTTTTACTTCACCGGAAATAATTTGATAATAATGCGTTGGAAGATTGCCTTCTTCAAAAATAGTTTCGCTTTTAGCGAAAAATTTCTTCAGCGCGCCATATTTTTCCAATAAATCAATTGCAATCATAATTTTATTTCTTGGTTATCAAAACACATAACACAAATATAATTATTCAAAATAGTTCTACTACATTAAAAAACTTTTACTTTTACGCCGATTATGCAGAAGAAATTACTCAATATACATCAGCAAATTTTAGAAGCTAAAAGAGATGGACAAAAATTATTGGCCATACTTTTGGATCCCGATAAAATTGTTTGGGAAAATTTAGAACATTTATTACAGAAGATAAATCAATCTCCTGCAACACATATTTTTGTTGGAGGAAGCATTGTTGAATCCACAATTTTAGAAGATTTAATTGCACAATTAAAACAAAACACAAATCTGCCCGTTGTGATATTTCCGGGAAATCCGTCGCAGATTTCACCTCAGGCCGATGCTATTTTGTTCTTGTCTTTATTGTCTGGACGTAATCCGGATTATCTAATAGAATATCAGGTTCAGGCAGCGCCAATTCTTAAAAAAACAAACCTTGAAGTAATTTCGACAGGTTACATTTTAATCGAAAGCGGAAATGAAACCGCCGTTGCACGTGTAAGTAAAACGAAACCATTAAATAGAGAAAACTTCGATTTGGCTTTGGCAACTGCACAAGCTGGCGAAATGTTAGGAAATAAATTAATCTATTTGGAAGCGGGAAGCGGAGCAAAGAATGCAGTTCCGCTGAAAATGATAGAGTTAATTACGCAAAACATTAAAATTCCTGTAATTGTTGGAGGAGGAATTGTAGATTTGCACGGAATTCAAAATGCGTACAACGCTGGTGCAGATTTAGTAGTTATTGGAACTGCTTTTGAAAACGACAGCCATTTTTTTGAATCAAAATAAACACCAGAAACGACCAAAACAAACCCAAAATGATTGATTTTTTTCTAGATAGTTATAAAAATGCTCCATTGTGGCACATTGCTTTAGAATTTTTGGTTTTTGTTTGTGGAATTTTAAGCGTTTGGTTTGCTAAAAAAGAAAATATCTGGGTATATCCTACAGGTTTAATCGCCACAGTAATCTCCGTATATCTCTTATATATTGCAGGTTATATTGGAGATATGATTATCAATGGATATTTCTCAATTATGAGTATTTATGGTTGGTATGTATGGGCAAAAGGCGGAACAACTGAGGATAATTTACCGATTACAAGAACGAATTTTAATGAAAAAATCATCGGAATATTACTTTTCTTTGTAACTATTTTCGTAGTTTTCGGGATTTACAAATACTTCGATTACGAAATCAAAAAAGATAATTATGTCGATATGATTTCGTCAGGAATATTTTTTGCAGGAATGTGGTACATGGCCAGGAAAAAGATCGAAAACTGGACACTTTGGATCATTGGCGACATTATTGTAGTGCCTCTTTATGCTTATCGTGGCTTAGGGATGTTGTCATTACAGTATTTAATTTTTACAATTTTGGCTATTTCAGCTTATTTAGAATGGAGAAAAATCTTAGACAGCAAAAAACAGCTATCATAAAAATTGCTTTATTTGGACCTGAAAGTACAGGAAAAACTACATTAGCAAAACAACTTGCAGAATATTATGAAACCGAATGGGTTCCTGAATTTGCACGTGACTATTTGCAGGAAAAATGGGAAGAGAATCAACATATTTGTGTTGCAGATGATATGTTGCCTATCGCATACGGACAAGTTGCATTAGAAAATGAAAAACTTGCATCAGCAAAAAAGTATTTGTTTTCTGATACTAATTTAATGGTTACCAAAGTCTTTTCTGAAATGTATTATGGTTTCTGTGATCCGCTTTTAAACGAAGCTGCATTAGAGCATGAATACGATTTGTTTTTTCTTACCGATATCGATGTTCCTTGGGAAAAAGACGATATTAGAGATACTGCAGATGGCAGGGAAACTGTTTTTTCAGTGTTCAAACAATCCTTAATTGATGCTAAAAAGCCTTTTATAACACTTTCCGGAAATAAAGAAAGTCGTTTGGCAAAAGCCATTGCGATTGTAGATGATTTATCGGTTGCAAAACAACATGGCGTTTCGTCTGATGATTTTGTTCAGATATACAATCATGAAATTCCTTTTGAGAAGATTTTACAGCAATTGAAGATTTTTAAAAACGGAATTCTAAAAAGTAACTTAATTAGTCCGGCTAAAATTAAAAACGGAATTCTAGGTTTATCAGAAGATGAGTTTAAAGAAAAAGCTGCTTTTTTTGATTTGAAAAAAGAAAACTTAAAATTAAAGAAATTTGTTCCAGCTTCGGGTGCGGCAAGTAGAATGTTTAAGTTTTTAAGTGCTTTTTTGAATGATTTTGACATTACAAGAGAAACTATAAATGCTTATATCAATAGAAAAAAAGACAGTGATTTGTCTATTTTTATTGTTGCAATGGATAAGTTTCCTTTTTTTGAAGCTCTGGATAAAAAACTTAGAGAAATTTATCCTGATTTTGAAGTATTAGATAGAGATTATAAAAATTACTATTTCATAAAAACATTATTGTCTTCTGATTATTTTGATTTTGCAAATAAACCAAAAGCGGTATTACCATTTCATCAATATAAAACACATATTGCAAATCCAATCGAGGAACATTTGAATGAATGCGTGTATTATGCTTCATCTAATGAGGTTTCGAATTTGCATTTTACAGTTTCAGAAGCACATCAGAATTTGTTTGAAAATGAAGTTAAAGTTCTCAAGGAAAAAGTAGAGAAAGATTCCGGAATTGAAATTAATATTAGTTATTCTTATCAAAATAAAAGTACTGATTCAATTACGGTAAATGATCAAAATGAATTTGTTAGGGATAAAAACAACAATTTAATTTTTAGACCAGGAGGACACGGAGCATTAATTGAAAATTTAAATGAACTTGATGCTGATGTTATCTTTGTAAAAAATATCGATAATGTAATTCAAAATCATATTGATAAAATTGCTTTATATAAAAAAGCTTTAGCGGGTGTTTTGATCAAAGTACAGCAAAAAGTTTTTGATTATTTAGATAAAATAGAAAAGCAAGAAATCAAAGAAAGTAATCTTGAAGAAATCGTTGCCTTTTTATCGAAGAAGTTAAACATCGAATTAGGGAATGATTTTAATAAATTTACTTTTGAAAATAAAGTCAATAAAATTAAAGATTTGTTAGACAGGCCAATTCGCGTTTGTGGAATGGTAAAAAATGAAGGAGAACCTGGAGGAGGACCATTCTGGGTAATGAATGATAAAGGATCAATTTCATTGCAAATTGTAGAAACTTCGCAAGTAGATTTAACGAATAAAAAGCAACAGGAAATTCTGGCTGCAGCAACTCATTTTAATCCGGTTGATTTAGTTTGCGGAATCAAAAATTATAAGAACGAAAAGTTTGATTTGCTAAAATTTGTAGATCCAAAAGCAGGTTTTATTGTCGAAAAAAGTGTTGACGGAAAATTAGTAAAAAGCTATGAATTGCCAGGATTATGGAATGGAGCAATGGCGAATTGGTTAACTATTTTTGTAGCAGTTCCATTAATTACATTTAATCCGGTAAAAACCGTAAACGATTTATTAAAACCAGCTCATCAGCCACAATAAATGGATATCGAAAAAATCATATCAGAGTTAACTTTTAAAGCTGTTAGAAGTAGTGGCGCAGGCGGGCAAAACGTGAATAAAGTATCATCGAAAGTAGTTTTGACTTTTGATTTGAATGCTTCACAAGCTTTGTCTGAAGAAGAGAAATTACTTTTATTAACTAATATTTCGTCTCGTTTAACAACTGAAAATATTCTGATTTTAAATTGTGATGAAGACAGAAGTCAACTTAAAAATAAAGATATTGTTGTAAAACGTTTTTTAGAAATCATCAAAAAAGGATTGTTTGTTCCTAAAGTTCGTAAAGCAACTAAGATTCCGAAATCTGTTATTAAAAAACGAATCAAAGACAAAAAGAATATTTCTGAAAGAAAGCAATCGCGCAGAAAACCAGATTTAGAATAAAATTCCAATTTATAAAAACCAAATTCCAATTGAAGCTTCAGTTGGAATTTGGTTTTTTTTTATTTAAAATTTCCAAAATTTGATTTTTGCAATTGCCATTGATTTTTGTAATTTTTAACACTACATTTGCACTGTCTCAAAGGGGTGCTCTAAATAACGAGCTGAGATCATACCCAAAGAACCTGAGCGAGTAATGTTGCTAAGGGAAAAACGACAAGTTTATCGTGCATACTATATTTTGTCGTGAAACATTTATTAATTTTAACAAAGAATAATTCCCCCTTTTATTCGTAATTCTTTACGAATGAAAACTATTTTTAAAGGTACTTTCAAAGGTACAAAGGTACAAAGACACAAAGGTTCAAAGCTGACTCAAAAGTCTATTTTCTTTCTTCTTTCTTCTATTTTATTTACACAATTCTCTTTCGCACAAGAACAAGATTCTACCAAAGTTAACAAGCTTGACGATGTATTAGTTTCGGCAGTTCGTGTTACCACAAAAACTCCGGTTACATTTAGTAACATGGATAAAAAAGAAATAAAATTTAGAAACTTAGGACAAGATATTCCAGTTTTAATGAATTATTTGCCATCTGTAGTTACAACTTCTGATGCAGGAGGCGGAATAGGTTACACCGGAATCAGAGTCCGCGGAAGCGATGCTACAAGAGTAAACGTAACCATCAACGGAATTCCTTATAATGATGCTGAAAGTCAGGGAACTTTTTGGGTTAACATGCCTGATTTTGCTTCGTCTGTAGAAAGTTTACAATTACAACGCGGCGTGGGAACTTCTACGAATGGTTCAGGAGCTTTTGGAGCGAGTTTAAACATGCTTACAGATAGCTATGCTTCAAAACCAACCGGAGAAATTTCGAGTTCTTACGGAAGTTTTAATTCCAATAAAAATACTGTAAAATTCAGTACAGGTTTATTAAACGATCATTTTGAACTTGCCGGACGTTTGTCTACAATTAAATCTGATGGTTATATAGATCGTGGTAGTTCAGATCTTAAATCGTATTTTCTTCAGGGAACTTATGTTGGAAAAACAACTTTAATCAAAGCGTTAGTTTTTGGTGGAACTGAAAAAACATACCAATCCTGGAACGGAATTGATGCTGAGACATTAAATTCAGACCGAACTTATAATTCTGCAGGAAAATATAAAGATGAAGCAGGAAATGTTCGTTTCTATGACAACGAAACGGATAATTATAATCAAAATCATTATCAATTGCATTGGAGTGAATCATGGTCTGATAAATGGAGCAGCAACTTAGCTGTTCATTATACTAAAGGATTGGGGTATTATGAAAATTATAAATATAATGAACCTATTGAAGGATATGGACCAATTAATCCGACTAAAATGGTTGAAAATGACTTAGGAGAATTAGTTCCGGGAACTGATTTAATTCGTCAGAAATGGTTGGATAATGATTTTTACGGAACAACTTTTTCAGCAAAATACAAAGAAGAAAAGTTAGATGTTATTATTGGCGGAGGCTGGAATAAATATGAAGGAGATCATTATGGTAAAGTAATTTGGGCGAGAAACTCTGGTCC
This genomic interval carries:
- a CDS encoding GNAT family N-acetyltransferase, which gives rise to MNFRIATISDLQEMQQLYIETIQTVCKNDYNPVQIEAWISGVKNINRWTEVIETQFVLLAIMQNQIVGFGTLKNGNYIDFFYIHKDFQRQGIADKILAELELEAQKQHSKIITSDISITAKPFFEKKGFVVKAEQKNIRLGVELINYKMEKDL
- a CDS encoding multidrug efflux SMR transporter — translated: MKNFFFLGIAIIFEIIATSALKKSEQFTQLIPTIVTIVGYFAAFYFLSFAIRTIPVGIAYAIWSGVGIVLITIIGAVFFKQIPDLPAIIGLALIMIGVVVINVFSKTTAH
- a CDS encoding patatin-like phospholipase family protein, producing the protein MKKTTCLIVFLFLLSLPQIIFSQEKKPKVVLVLSGGGAKGIAHIPLLQKLDSLHIVPDLIVGNSMGSVIGGLYAMGYSGDSIEKLTKSINWDKLLGGGQSLKSVSVEEKREFQRYLVGIGVKDKRLNSIGSLLNDQNLREYLSVLTYPVYNIRDFDSLPIPFRAMATDLSEGKEVILSKGSLAYAMRASMSLPAIFKPMSYEKTVLVDGGVLNNFPTDVAKQMGADIIIGSDVGGGLEPIGKLNNVITILTQTSMFPSNIKNPANRKLCDILVDHLPNLRYSTADFTDSGEIYKDGKIATNENLPALIALSEKLKAYPQRIHELPQMSSEIILDTIVYKNISPDNLPLVLGRINLKTHVKYTTKDLIAGINRAMGTNLFDEITYNYFIKDGDKLGVTIFGHERAKNQLNTSVHYDTYRGVGIIFNYTARNILAKASRLLFTVDIAEQPKARINYQKNFGKNRDWWWSSELYGALLREEIYLNGKASDNVLYNSLEFNNEMNRNLNSLKSYFGYGINYHYSTLKPKYDREYNPNSPNISNYHSNTIEINIHYAYNDMDKVFFAENGTIIKTNITRSLLSDVYTSFNDPDQTTISGKTNGYTKFGFTFEKRALLKKKITGIIGFDSYFIFADKFKDNQIPITDFGYTSKYFLGGIIPSSGSNRFSFAGLHEDELNVSQFIGLRLASQINLMGKIYLTPHFNMATVGFQTFDKYIDKTFSPKGNWDDGFDPSLVISGGAAISYQSILGPIHFDTSWINNIDKVRLFFSVGLSLNP
- the ahcY gene encoding adenosylhomocysteinase codes for the protein MSTTTTPYVAFKVKDISLAAWGRKEIELAEAEMPGLMALRAEYKDEQPLAGARIAGCLHMTIQTAVLIETLIALGAEVTWSSCNIFSTQDQAAAAIAAAGIQVYAWKGLDEQSFDWCIEQTLFFGEDRKPLNMILDDGGDLTNMVIDRFPELVPGIKGLSEETTTGVHRLYERVKAGTLPMPAININDSVTKSKFDNKYGCKESAVDAVRRATDLMLAGKRVIVCGYGDVGKGTAASFRGAGSIVTVTEIDPICALQAAMDGYEVKKLNTVIANADIIITTTGNKDIVLGEHFEQMKDKTVVCNIGHFDNEIDMAWLNKNHGASKIEIKPQVDKYTIAGKDIIILAEGRLVNLGCATGHPSFVMSNSFTNQTLAQIELWKNSAAYNNDVYMLPKHLDEKVAALHLAKLGVELETLRDDQAAYIGVPVEGPFKPEYYRY
- a CDS encoding 4'-phosphopantetheinyl transferase superfamily protein gives rise to the protein MPLFQTIQFNETTKILVWQITESFEELLSKVVLKEKTQLRLNGMKSQMHQRAFLSVRMLIQEMGFTDHELHYDEFGKPYFDCHNYISITHSHDFAAIIISDETVGIDMELQREKILRIADKFVDTENSYLSKNSETQNIADYIRELTVIWGAKEAIFKIRNEKGISFKDHIRIDAFSLDEKQTEASLHFNDLVIEFDVHYEEIKSSTSGHDFTLVYAFEK
- a CDS encoding group III truncated hemoglobin; protein product: MRKQIENRADVSFLVHQFYAKIRADEEIGFYFNTMIKDWDAHLEKLTDFWETNLFAVKKYKGNPHAVHNEVDAHFEGKITSNEFGIWLNYWAQTLDEHFEGENVETLKRRARKMGTFLFVSMFEHRKKMSEASLENLN
- a CDS encoding Crp/Fnr family transcriptional regulator, whose translation is MIAIDLLEKYGALKKFFAKSETIFEEGNLPTHYYQIISGEVKMSNYNDDAREFIQGIFYKEQSFGEPPLFLNQKYPANAIAVEDSEVLLLPKNSFMKLLEENSAISLKIIENLAQRLYYKSVMAAEMSTQEPEHRVLKLIDHGIAYFNFKKDENGYLISFTRQQIGDLTGLRVETVIRTIKALEKKGVLKIINRKVYR